One segment of Rhipicephalus sanguineus isolate Rsan-2018 chromosome 6, BIME_Rsan_1.4, whole genome shotgun sequence DNA contains the following:
- the LOC119397251 gene encoding elongation of very long chain fatty acids protein 7, with protein MNTSASPLHSLHEHYVLLADPRTRTWFFMGSPLPVMAVIGLYLFFATRVGPWVMKDRKPLNVRSIVVFYNVVMMGLSVYFIYFALSYASMRRPNQSVFCWASDPRPTEDNMFFLTRAWFYMLMKAGEMLDTLFFVLRKKTNHLSFLHLLHHSLALWSVWLVLTLGMTGHVFSFPLLNSAVHVVMYGYYALAALGPALRPNLWWKKYVTLFQIAQFVVLSLHALIPVIQDCGISRILAFVGALEGLLFASLFSDFYVKTYVRKSAIK; from the coding sequence ATGAATACGTCCGCATCGCCGCTTCATAGCCTACACGAGCACTATGTGCTTCTGGCTGATCCCCGAACGCGGACGTGGTTTTTCATGGGCAGCCCCTTACCCGTGATGGCTGTCATCGGGCTCTACCTATTTTTCGCCACTCGTGTTGGACCCTGGGTCATGAAGGACCGTAAGCCTTTAAATGTGCGCAGTATAGTAGTCTTCTACAACGTGGTCATGATGGGACTCAGCGTCTACTTCATCTACTTCGCTCTCTCGTACGCCTCCATGCGGAGGCCCAACCAGAGCGTCTTTTGCTGGGCATCGGACCCTCGACCGACGGAGGACAACATGTTTTTCCTGACCCGTGCGTGGTTCTACATGCTCATGAAAGCCGGCGAGATGCTGGACACTCTCTTCTTCGTGCTGCGCAAGAAGACGAACCACCTAAGCTTCCTGCACCTGCTGCACCATTCTTTAGCTCTGTGGTCCGTGTGGTTAGTGTTGACGCTCGGCATGACGGGTCACGTGTTCTCGTTCCCGCTACTCAACTCTGCCGTGCACGTTGTGATGTACGGGTACTACGCCCTCGCCGCCCTTGGACCAGCCCTGCGGCCAAATCTCTGGTGGAAGAAGTACGTCACCCTGTTCCAAATTGCGCAGTTCGTGGTTTTATCTCTTCACGCGCTAATACCAGTGATCCAGGACTGTGGCATATCCAGGATACTAGCGTTCGTTGGCGCGCTGGAAGGACTACTTTTTGCTTCACTCTTTTCAGACTTTTATGTGAAGACGTACGTTCGTAAGAGTGCAATTAAATGA